Proteins co-encoded in one Nicotiana sylvestris chromosome 7, ASM39365v2, whole genome shotgun sequence genomic window:
- the LOC104235263 gene encoding glutathione S-transferase U8-like, with the protein MEDIKLLGSWASPFSVRVEIALKLKGIQYEYIEEDLSNKSATLLKYNPVYKMIPVLLHNGKPIAESLVILEYIDETWKDETHLLPKDLNQRAMARFWANFLDEKCLPEMKELCYESNNEVREKARGELHELLKLLENEIIKDKNFFAVNRVGYIEIVSILITYWLGIIHEALKVDILTKEEFPNICAWSEDVISFSFIKENLPPREKILAFYKMYVKPLNVAI; encoded by the exons ATGGAAGACATAAAATTGTTGGGTTCTTGGGCAAGTCCTTTTAGTGTAAGAGTTGAGATTGCTCTGAAACTCAAGGGTATTCAATATGAGTATATTGAAGAAGATCTATCAAACAAGAGTGCTACACTTCTCAAATATAATCCTGTATATAAAATGATTCCTGTACTTTTACACAATGGGAAGCCAATTGCTGAGTCTCTTGTAATTCTTGAATATATTGATGAAACTTGGAAAGATGAAACCCATCTTCTACCAAAAGATCTCAATCAGAGAGCAATGGCACGTTTCTGGGCTAACTTTTTGGATGAAAAG TGTTTGCCAGAGATGAAGGAACTTTGTTATGAAAGCAACAATGAAGTAAGGGAGAAAGCCAGGGGAGAACTTCATGAACTCCTTAAACTTCTTGAGAATGAAATTATCAAAGATAAGAACTTCTTTGCAGTAAACAGAGTTGGATATATTGAGATTGTTTCAATTTTGATAACTTATTGGCTTGGAATTATTCACGAAGCATTGAAAGTGGACATATTGACCAAAGAGGAATTTCCAAATATATGTGCCTGGTCTGAAGATGTGATAAGCTTTAGTTTTATCAAGGAAAATCTGCCACCTAGAGAAAAAATACTTGCATTTTACAAAATGTACGTCAAACCACTAAATGTGGCCATTTAA